A stretch of the Desulfobacter sp. genome encodes the following:
- a CDS encoding ferritin, giving the protein MISEKLEKAINYQINRELFSEYYYLSMASYFNSTGLSGFENFFLVQVEEERFHAMKMYRFLNEKGGQVTLGAIEAPKTEFKSPLEVFQLAYDHEKLVSGLINTLMDLAISENDHATRHFLNWFVEEQVEEEASMETILNKLKLVKGQGHGLLMLDGELARRTFTPPAR; this is encoded by the coding sequence ATGATATCTGAAAAACTTGAAAAAGCCATCAACTATCAGATCAACCGTGAACTCTTTTCAGAGTATTATTATTTGTCCATGGCATCTTATTTTAATTCAACCGGGCTGAGCGGTTTTGAAAACTTTTTTTTAGTCCAGGTGGAAGAGGAAAGGTTCCATGCCATGAAAATGTACCGTTTTCTCAATGAAAAAGGCGGACAGGTGACCCTGGGGGCCATCGAAGCCCCGAAGACCGAGTTCAAGTCCCCTTTGGAGGTCTTCCAACTGGCCTATGACCACGAAAAACTGGTATCCGGGCTTATCAACACGCTCATGGATCTTGCCATTTCAGAAAACGACCATGCCACAAGGCATTTTTTAAACTGGTTTGTTGAAGAGCAGGTTGAAGAAGAGGCCTCCATGGAAACCATTTTAAACAAACTCAAACTGGTCAAGGGACAAGGCCATGGGCTGCTCATGCTCGACGGGGAACTTGCCCGGCGAACCTTTACCCCCCCGGCCCGGTAA
- a CDS encoding acetoacetate--CoA ligase, with protein sequence MPSLLWQPSEQRIKQTRMYEFMSKVNQTFDKTFTDYPGLWEWSVENLEDFWGLAWEFLDIEHSQPYEQVIRDKDKMPGAKFFPGAKLNFAENLLRFRNDRPALIFRGEDKIRRSLTYDQLYNEVAQTAAALKTAGIVAGDRVVGFVPNMPESIVAMLAATSLGAVWSSCSPDFGIKGVLDRFGQTRPKVLFTADGYFFKGKPLDSIERIAGIVKEIPSIEKIVVIPYVSEVPDISSLPNSVHFKDFEAPDAKEIEFAQMNFDDPLYIMYSSGTTGLPKCMVQSVGGVLLHQKKELVLHTDLGPKDTIFYFTTCGWMMWNWLTCALSTGTTLVLFDGNPFHPGPDALWQMAQDEKVTVFGTSAGYIEALKNAGVKPGEQFDLSPLKSVLSTGSPLSDENFHFVYECIKKDIQLASISGGSDLNGCFALGNPMGGVYVGELQCRGLGMKVFAYDPDGNPVVDEQAELVCTAPFPSMPIYFWGDKDGSKYHSAYFDHYPNIWTHGDFVKVTSRGGMIMFGRSDATLNPGGVRIGTAEIYRRLDAMPEIDDSVVVGQPWNNDVRVILFAKLAPGITLTPELEKRIRADIRTHASPRHVPAKIIETPDIPYTLNMKKVELAVRHMIVGKEVKNKDALKNPESLDFFGDLEALKS encoded by the coding sequence ATGCCTAGTCTGTTGTGGCAGCCAAGCGAACAGAGAATCAAGCAGACCCGAATGTACGAGTTCATGTCCAAAGTCAACCAGACGTTTGACAAAACCTTTACGGACTATCCCGGGCTTTGGGAGTGGTCGGTTGAAAACCTTGAAGATTTCTGGGGTCTGGCCTGGGAGTTCCTGGATATCGAGCATTCCCAGCCCTATGAACAGGTAATCCGGGACAAGGACAAGATGCCCGGGGCAAAATTTTTTCCCGGAGCCAAACTCAACTTTGCCGAAAATCTGCTCAGATTCAGAAACGACAGACCGGCGCTGATTTTCCGGGGAGAGGACAAAATCAGGCGCAGTCTGACCTACGACCAGCTCTACAACGAGGTGGCCCAGACGGCCGCAGCCCTTAAAACCGCAGGAATTGTTGCAGGCGACCGGGTGGTGGGGTTTGTCCCCAACATGCCTGAATCCATTGTGGCCATGCTGGCGGCAACCAGCCTGGGCGCTGTCTGGTCCTCCTGCTCCCCGGACTTCGGGATCAAGGGGGTGCTGGACCGGTTCGGCCAGACCAGGCCCAAGGTCTTGTTCACGGCAGATGGGTATTTTTTCAAGGGCAAGCCCCTGGACTCCATAGAAAGAATCGCAGGCATTGTAAAAGAGATTCCCTCCATTGAAAAAATCGTTGTCATTCCCTATGTGAGTGAGGTTCCGGATATCTCGTCTCTGCCCAACTCGGTTCATTTCAAAGATTTCGAGGCTCCTGACGCCAAAGAGATCGAATTTGCTCAGATGAATTTTGACGATCCGCTTTACATTATGTACTCTTCGGGCACCACAGGCCTTCCCAAATGCATGGTCCAAAGCGTGGGCGGGGTCCTGCTCCACCAGAAAAAAGAACTGGTCCTGCACACCGACCTGGGCCCGAAGGATACGATCTTTTATTTTACCACCTGCGGATGGATGATGTGGAACTGGCTGACCTGCGCATTGAGCACAGGCACCACCCTGGTACTCTTTGACGGCAACCCCTTTCATCCCGGCCCTGACGCCCTCTGGCAGATGGCCCAGGATGAAAAAGTCACGGTCTTCGGCACCTCTGCAGGATATATTGAAGCCCTTAAAAACGCCGGGGTAAAACCCGGGGAACAATTTGACTTAAGTCCACTCAAATCCGTTCTATCCACAGGCTCTCCCCTGTCAGATGAAAATTTTCACTTTGTCTATGAGTGTATTAAAAAAGATATCCAGCTGGCCTCCATTTCAGGAGGGTCGGACCTGAACGGCTGTTTTGCCCTGGGCAACCCCATGGGCGGGGTATATGTGGGAGAGCTGCAGTGCCGGGGCCTTGGCATGAAGGTCTTTGCCTATGATCCGGACGGAAACCCTGTGGTGGATGAGCAGGCAGAACTGGTCTGTACGGCGCCTTTTCCCTCCATGCCCATCTATTTCTGGGGAGACAAGGACGGAAGCAAATACCATTCTGCCTATTTTGACCATTATCCAAATATCTGGACCCATGGAGATTTTGTCAAAGTTACCTCCAGGGGCGGAATGATCATGTTCGGCCGGTCCGATGCCACCTTGAACCCGGGGGGCGTCCGTATCGGCACGGCTGAAATCTACCGCCGCCTGGACGCCATGCCGGAAATCGATGATTCCGTGGTGGTGGGCCAGCCCTGGAACAACGATGTCAGGGTCATCCTTTTTGCCAAGCTGGCCCCGGGCATCACCCTGACGCCTGAACTTGAAAAACGGATCCGTGCCGATATCCGCACCCATGCATCGCCCAGGCATGTGCCGGCCAAAATCATTGAAACCCCGGATATCCCCTACACCCTGAACATGAAAAAGGTGGAACTTGCGGTCCGTCACATGATTGTGGGCAAAGAGGTCAAAAATAAAGATGCCCTGAAAAATCCTGAATCCCTGGATTTTTTCGGCGATCTTGAGGCGCTCAAATCCTGA
- a CDS encoding propionyl-CoA carboxylase, with translation MTDTRSFWLKEEETLTARQQEAIWPGGQKALDTLAKRNKRPVRELITDLIDPETQFYELSLLAGFGMGYPGVDDVPCAGIVTGIGRIHGNWTMIMANDARVKAGTYFPITLKKHMRAQAIAENCGLNCVYIADSGGVFLPMQAEVFPNDQHFGSIFYNMARMSAKGLRQVTLSTGGNTAGGAYIVFMACESIMIDQQSFSFLGGPPLVKMATGEDISAEDLGGAKVHTGISGGADHICSDQADAITRVRELLSLTRPQTTHLHRYQEQEPAVAKDCLYDVLPASPHQGLNGYEVISAIADGSYFIEAKKNFAPGRGSNILTGKIRIKGLPVGVVCSNGAGIIFHEAAKKVTEWVVRCAYEKIPLLFIQGAPGYMVGSDSEHAGIGKYGADMVRAVSCAQVPRIQLVIGPDNGAANYGMCGRAYRPHFLFSTMRARTGVMSGKSAGGVLLSIEQAKRKRSGIPMTEEEVETFQNKMIDKYDGEAHPFFCGSRLLNDRVLKFNEIRDWLSMAFEVSLLKPIGDATFGNFRF, from the coding sequence ATGACCGATACCCGATCATTCTGGCTCAAGGAAGAAGAGACCCTGACCGCCCGCCAGCAGGAAGCTATCTGGCCGGGGGGGCAAAAGGCCCTTGACACCCTGGCCAAACGAAATAAACGGCCGGTACGAGAGCTGATCACGGATCTCATAGATCCTGAGACCCAATTTTATGAACTCTCTTTGCTGGCAGGGTTTGGCATGGGATATCCCGGGGTGGATGATGTGCCCTGTGCCGGCATTGTCACGGGCATCGGCAGAATCCACGGCAACTGGACCATGATCATGGCCAATGACGCCAGGGTCAAGGCCGGGACCTATTTTCCCATTACCTTGAAAAAACATATGCGGGCCCAGGCCATTGCGGAAAACTGCGGGCTCAACTGCGTGTATATTGCCGACTCCGGCGGGGTGTTTCTGCCCATGCAGGCTGAGGTGTTTCCCAATGACCAGCACTTTGGGTCCATCTTCTACAACATGGCAAGGATGAGCGCCAAGGGACTTCGCCAGGTCACCCTGTCCACCGGGGGCAATACCGCGGGCGGGGCCTATATCGTATTCATGGCCTGCGAATCCATCATGATTGACCAGCAGTCCTTTTCTTTTCTGGGCGGGCCTCCCCTGGTCAAAATGGCCACGGGCGAGGATATCTCAGCCGAAGACTTAGGCGGGGCCAAGGTTCACACCGGAATTTCAGGCGGGGCCGATCATATCTGCAGCGACCAGGCCGATGCCATCACCCGGGTCAGGGAGCTTCTCTCTTTAACCCGGCCCCAGACGACCCACCTTCACCGGTACCAGGAACAGGAGCCTGCGGTTGCCAAAGACTGTCTTTACGATGTTCTGCCCGCCTCCCCCCACCAGGGACTTAACGGGTATGAGGTGATCTCGGCCATTGCTGACGGCTCTTATTTTATCGAGGCCAAGAAAAATTTTGCCCCGGGCAGGGGCTCCAATATCCTGACCGGAAAAATCCGCATCAAAGGCCTGCCCGTGGGTGTGGTCTGTTCCAACGGGGCCGGCATCATCTTTCACGAGGCCGCCAAAAAGGTGACCGAATGGGTGGTCAGATGCGCCTATGAAAAAATCCCCCTGCTCTTTATCCAGGGAGCGCCCGGCTATATGGTGGGCTCGGACTCCGAACATGCCGGTATCGGCAAGTACGGGGCAGACATGGTCAGGGCGGTCTCCTGCGCCCAGGTCCCCAGAATCCAGCTGGTCATAGGACCTGACAACGGGGCAGCCAATTACGGGATGTGCGGCAGGGCCTATCGGCCCCATTTTCTCTTTTCCACCATGAGGGCAAGAACAGGGGTCATGAGCGGTAAAAGCGCGGGCGGGGTCCTGCTCTCCATTGAACAGGCCAAACGCAAACGCAGCGGCATTCCCATGACAGAAGAGGAAGTTGAAACATTCCAGAACAAGATGATCGACAAGTATGACGGGGAAGCCCATCCCTTTTTCTGCGGATCAAGACTTCTCAATGACCGGGTATTAAAGTTCAATGAAATCCGGGACTGGCTGTCCATGGCCTTTGAGGTCAGCCTTCTCAAACCCATTGGCGATGCGACATTCGGTAATTTCAGATTTTAA
- a CDS encoding aminotransferase class IV — MDIYYIDGEFVPEDQAVIPAKDITVLRGFGVFDFLITYNRRPFCLETHVARLENSAREIGLSLTHSNKEICDIVLKTLEKNSHHTESNIRIVYSGGISPDGVTPQGNGILMVMVTPKLELPDWWYTKGTKVITVDMERFIPASKSTNYLSAVFAQQKAHAQGGVEAIYKDSQGRLLEGTTTNFFCFKGNTLITPPDTILPGVTRKKVLELLKETHEIQLRHINAEELDQMDEIFITASNKEIVPVIQVDELMIGNGKPGEKTKALLSTWAAYTKEYGIGEVAA, encoded by the coding sequence ATGGATATCTATTATATTGACGGAGAATTTGTACCAGAGGACCAGGCCGTGATTCCGGCCAAGGATATCACCGTATTAAGAGGATTTGGCGTCTTTGATTTTTTGATCACGTACAACAGGCGTCCCTTCTGCCTTGAAACCCATGTGGCCCGGCTTGAAAATTCAGCCAGAGAGATCGGGCTGAGTCTGACCCACTCCAACAAAGAAATCTGTGATATTGTTTTAAAGACCCTGGAAAAAAATTCCCACCATACAGAGTCCAACATCAGGATCGTTTATTCCGGCGGCATCAGCCCAGACGGGGTAACCCCCCAGGGCAACGGCATCCTCATGGTCATGGTCACCCCTAAACTGGAACTGCCCGACTGGTGGTATACCAAGGGAACCAAGGTCATCACCGTGGATATGGAGCGGTTTATCCCGGCCTCAAAATCCACCAATTACCTGTCAGCCGTCTTTGCCCAGCAAAAAGCCCATGCCCAGGGAGGGGTTGAAGCCATTTACAAGGACAGCCAGGGCAGGCTGCTGGAAGGCACCACCACCAACTTTTTCTGTTTCAAGGGAAACACCCTGATCACCCCGCCCGATACCATCCTGCCCGGTGTGACCCGTAAAAAAGTGCTGGAACTGCTCAAAGAGACCCATGAGATTCAGCTGCGCCATATCAATGCAGAGGAACTTGACCAGATGGACGAAATCTTTATTACAGCCTCCAACAAAGAAATCGTTCCGGTGATCCAGGTGGATGAACTCATGATCGGCAACGGCAAACCCGGAGAAAAAACAAAGGCCCTGCTCAGCACCTGGGCAGCGTACACAAAGGAATACGGGATTGGAGAGGTTGCGGCCTGA
- a CDS encoding pyruvate carboxyltransferase, with amino-acid sequence MTEYDYWKIFPRMPKKVTIGDITVRDGFQHLEKFISTQAKITYLEELIFAGCRNIEVTNLGNPRLMPQFSDAEELLTHLRSDHFVSRAAKKGIDMKDVVLTAITIREASVDRAIALSQKGIGPDRVLMMVSTEEQHHFANSGTSLPNYWAEAERCIQKCSAAGIKMCGTVSTIWGSPIGGATDMKDAVEFTKHWLDIGASDIEHADHDGSASAADVYRYFSMILDEIPDTRLHIAHFHETKRVAAASVLAALQAGITHFEATLGGLGGQPANFLDDRPIKGTGDYYYDDERYVGLVCLEDTLVQIDEMGIEHGYDVDRILWLGKQLEKTVGTRLRSEAVINGRTLKEGHMEYARPGLAKLKEKLGETPDQILPSS; translated from the coding sequence ATGACAGAATATGATTATTGGAAAATTTTTCCCAGAATGCCCAAAAAAGTCACCATCGGCGATATCACGGTAAGAGACGGATTCCAGCACCTGGAAAAATTCATCTCCACCCAGGCAAAAATCACCTATCTTGAAGAATTGATCTTTGCCGGCTGCCGCAACATCGAGGTCACCAACCTGGGCAACCCAAGGCTCATGCCCCAGTTTTCAGATGCAGAGGAATTGTTAACCCATTTGCGCTCGGACCATTTTGTGTCCAGGGCAGCCAAAAAGGGCATTGACATGAAAGATGTGGTGCTCACGGCCATCACCATCCGGGAGGCGTCCGTGGACCGGGCCATTGCCCTGAGCCAAAAAGGTATTGGCCCGGACCGGGTGCTGATGATGGTCTCCACTGAAGAGCAGCACCATTTTGCCAACTCGGGCACCAGCCTGCCCAACTATTGGGCCGAGGCTGAGCGGTGTATCCAAAAATGTTCGGCTGCGGGCATTAAAATGTGCGGCACGGTTTCCACCATCTGGGGCTCCCCCATCGGCGGGGCAACAGATATGAAAGATGCGGTTGAGTTTACCAAGCACTGGCTGGATATCGGTGCTTCGGACATTGAGCATGCCGACCATGACGGGTCCGCTTCAGCAGCCGACGTATACAGATACTTTTCCATGATCCTGGATGAAATCCCGGACACCCGCCTTCACATTGCCCATTTCCATGAGACCAAGCGGGTGGCCGCAGCCTCGGTGCTGGCAGCACTCCAGGCCGGAATCACCCATTTTGAAGCCACTTTGGGCGGCCTTGGGGGACAGCCGGCCAATTTCCTGGATGACCGGCCCATCAAGGGAACCGGTGACTATTATTACGATGACGAGCGCTATGTGGGCCTGGTCTGTTTGGAAGATACCCTTGTGCAAATTGATGAAATGGGTATAGAACATGGGTATGATGTGGACAGAATTCTCTGGCTGGGCAAACAGTTGGAAAAAACCGTGGGCACCCGGCTTAGAAGTGAAGCCGTCATCAACGGCCGGACCCTGAAAGAGGGCCACATGGAATATGCCCGTCCCGGCCTTGCCAAACTCAAAGAAAAACTGGGGGAGACACCGGACCAGATCCTGCCCAGTTCATAG
- a CDS encoding methyltransferase domain-containing protein produces the protein MTDSVKTHYACPDLIQKIRAGMNIMGKSPKDLTLRDLGPVDQLHTGGAPATLAMGKLAGLAKDASVLDAGCGLGGSSRLLAEKFNLKMVGIDLCQDFVNTAETLTQWCGLDQTCDICFFQGSVLDLPFETNHFDAILCQHILMNLEDKPKALAEFFRVVKPGGKLILHEITQGQGPAPLMPVPWASDPSISFVPDWENLLSQLENTGFVLNFFKDLTSQSAAWWKKVNAVKREKGQGPLNPGLVFGQNAALFGPNMETNFSKNAIRCIEAVLIKK, from the coding sequence ATGACCGATTCTGTTAAAACCCATTATGCCTGCCCGGACCTGATCCAAAAAATCCGGGCAGGCATGAACATTATGGGCAAATCCCCAAAGGATCTGACCCTCCGGGATCTTGGCCCTGTGGACCAGCTTCATACGGGCGGGGCCCCGGCCACCCTTGCCATGGGCAAACTGGCCGGACTTGCCAAAGATGCATCTGTTCTTGATGCCGGCTGCGGCCTGGGGGGATCTTCCAGGCTCCTGGCTGAAAAATTCAACCTGAAGATGGTGGGGATCGATCTTTGCCAGGACTTTGTAAACACCGCTGAAACACTCACCCAATGGTGCGGCCTGGACCAGACCTGCGACATTTGCTTTTTCCAGGGGTCTGTTTTGGATCTGCCCTTTGAAACCAATCATTTTGACGCCATTTTATGCCAGCATATCCTCATGAACCTTGAAGACAAGCCAAAGGCCCTGGCTGAATTTTTCAGGGTTGTTAAACCCGGAGGCAAACTCATTCTCCACGAAATCACCCAGGGCCAAGGGCCTGCCCCCCTGATGCCGGTCCCCTGGGCTTCGGATCCATCCATCTCATTTGTGCCGGACTGGGAAAATCTCTTGTCCCAGCTGGAAAACACGGGTTTTGTATTAAATTTTTTTAAAGACCTCACCTCCCAGAGTGCAGCCTGGTGGAAAAAGGTCAATGCCGTTAAAAGAGAAAAAGGACAAGGCCCCTTGAATCCCGGCCTGGTCTTTGGGCAAAATGCCGCCCTTTTCGGTCCAAACATGGAAACCAATTTTTCAAAAAACGCCATCCGCTGCATTGAAGCGGTTCTCATCAAAAAATAA
- a CDS encoding helix-turn-helix transcriptional regulator yields MEKEDKIPHINVDYFEDLTGHISDGKAGDVDEVGTRIRQLRKERGISLADLSSLTGFKVEKLEAIEAGREKPQLGMGTKLYSITRKNQRKQVARSASKTGKKNVYSYMSLAPEVQGRHMEALIVQLENTEESEISVHNGEEFIYVLEGTANLTIAKDSYDLAPGDSAYYLSTTPHYLTAKTPKATILAVLYE; encoded by the coding sequence ATGGAAAAAGAAGACAAAATTCCCCATATCAACGTGGATTATTTTGAAGATCTCACCGGCCATATCAGCGATGGCAAGGCCGGTGATGTGGATGAGGTGGGGACACGGATACGGCAGCTCAGAAAAGAGCGGGGCATATCCCTTGCCGATCTGTCCAGCCTCACAGGGTTCAAGGTTGAAAAGCTGGAAGCCATTGAAGCGGGCAGGGAAAAACCCCAGCTGGGCATGGGCACCAAACTCTACTCCATCACCCGGAAAAACCAGCGCAAACAGGTGGCAAGATCCGCCTCCAAGACCGGGAAAAAAAATGTATACTCCTATATGAGCCTTGCCCCTGAAGTCCAGGGCCGGCATATGGAAGCTCTGATCGTTCAATTGGAGAATACAGAGGAAAGCGAAATATCCGTGCACAACGGAGAGGAATTCATCTATGTGCTGGAGGGGACAGCCAATCTCACCATTGCCAAGGATTCCTATGATCTTGCGCCCGGAGACAGTGCCTATTATTTGTCCACCACCCCCCATTATCTCACGGCAAAAACCCCGAAAGCGACTATTCTTGCGGTTCTTTACGAATAA